A stretch of Gemmatimonas aurantiaca T-27 DNA encodes these proteins:
- a CDS encoding efflux RND transporter periplasmic adaptor subunit has protein sequence MYAFALRPRHWAVGLSVALTLACSKKEAAPPPPPSEVTYIVAQPATVEENLQFVGQVEAYRTVQVRAQAAGIILERPFTEGTQVQAGQVLYRIDAVTADADARAARGRLSEAEARMANAELMASRLRPLLVGNAIAKQEVDNAESQLLQAKALVEQARGAADAAEKRLKETVVRAEIGGRVGRAVLEVGARVAGVSDLLTTIDVVDPVYVSFRPSAAQQYRWARDAAARRELAVGGKARVVLFMPDGSEFPRLGRIDFVDPVVDARTGTQQYRARFENGDRLLVPGQFVQARIRGLSRDSAIVVPQRAVLQQMGKEVVYVVDDSNKVAVREVKATGWSGNNWLIEKGLSAGEKVVVDGVQKVGAGAVVRAKVLADSGARQ, from the coding sequence ATGTACGCTTTTGCGCTCCGCCCCCGGCATTGGGCGGTGGGATTGTCCGTTGCTCTGACATTGGCCTGCTCGAAGAAGGAGGCGGCACCGCCGCCACCGCCATCGGAGGTCACCTACATCGTCGCGCAGCCGGCCACGGTCGAAGAGAACCTGCAGTTCGTCGGACAGGTCGAGGCCTACCGCACCGTGCAGGTGCGCGCCCAGGCTGCCGGCATCATCCTCGAACGTCCGTTCACGGAAGGCACGCAGGTACAGGCGGGCCAGGTGCTCTATCGCATCGATGCGGTCACCGCCGATGCCGACGCCCGCGCCGCCCGTGGTCGTCTCAGTGAAGCGGAAGCCCGAATGGCCAACGCCGAACTCATGGCCAGTCGTCTGCGTCCGCTCCTGGTGGGCAATGCGATCGCCAAACAGGAAGTCGACAACGCCGAATCCCAGTTGCTGCAGGCCAAGGCGCTGGTAGAGCAGGCACGCGGCGCGGCCGATGCGGCCGAGAAGCGACTCAAGGAGACCGTGGTGCGCGCCGAGATCGGCGGGCGTGTGGGCCGCGCGGTGCTCGAGGTGGGCGCACGGGTCGCTGGCGTGAGCGACCTGCTTACGACCATCGATGTGGTGGACCCGGTGTATGTGAGCTTCCGACCGTCGGCCGCGCAGCAGTATCGCTGGGCACGGGACGCGGCGGCACGTCGTGAGTTGGCGGTGGGTGGCAAGGCGCGGGTGGTGCTCTTCATGCCCGATGGCAGCGAGTTCCCGCGGCTTGGTCGTATCGACTTCGTGGACCCGGTGGTCGACGCCCGTACCGGCACGCAGCAGTATCGTGCGCGCTTCGAAAATGGCGATCGTCTGCTGGTGCCGGGTCAGTTCGTGCAGGCGCGCATTCGTGGTCTGAGCCGAGACAGCGCGATTGTGGTGCCGCAGCGCGCCGTGTTGCAGCAGATGGGCAAGGAAGTGGTGTATGTCGTCGACGACAGCAACAAGGTGGCGGTGCGGGAAGTGAAGGCCACCGGCTGGTCGGGCAACAACTGGCTGATCGAGAAGGGGCTCTCGGCCGGTGAAAAGGTCGTGGTGGACGGTGTGCAGAAAGTCGGCGCCGGCGCGGTCGTGCGCGCGAAGGTGTTGGCGGACAGTGGAGCGCGCCAGTGA
- a CDS encoding metallophosphoesterase — translation MLIAAVASAIPLVLLLRGFAGRRYPSAVERIWLMRPFWYLQVALPVLGLSALAGVILGLPFGAPGAGGRWALALAGSILSAIALAGYVGSRWLVTKELVAEHPDVPASLDGLRIVQISDLHVGPHTPRRFLARVHKAVHEARPDLIAITGDQVDDYAPDVQHFTNAFGSLTAPLGVYAIAGNHDVCAGWPAVRVGMEAAGMQVLVNAAIPLVHGGARFWLAGTGDPAALGWSRDVAAECAPDIGCTLTNVPPGAFTIVLAHNPALWPALVKRGVALTLSGHTHYGQFSIPRLGWSLASPFLKHAMGSHREQQSLLYINPGTNYWGLPLRIGALPEVTVVTLRQSANSAIRSSP, via the coding sequence GTGCTGATCGCGGCCGTGGCGAGTGCGATCCCATTGGTGCTCCTGCTGCGCGGTTTTGCGGGACGACGTTATCCGTCAGCCGTAGAACGTATCTGGCTGATGCGCCCGTTCTGGTACCTGCAAGTAGCACTGCCCGTACTGGGTCTTTCCGCACTTGCGGGCGTGATACTGGGCCTGCCATTCGGCGCGCCCGGCGCAGGAGGACGCTGGGCCTTGGCTCTGGCAGGATCCATACTCAGTGCCATCGCACTGGCTGGATACGTGGGTTCACGATGGCTGGTGACAAAAGAACTCGTTGCTGAACATCCCGATGTACCAGCGTCGTTGGATGGCCTGCGCATCGTGCAGATCTCCGACCTACATGTAGGGCCGCACACACCACGCCGATTTCTCGCCCGCGTGCACAAGGCGGTGCACGAGGCACGTCCGGATCTGATCGCCATCACAGGTGACCAGGTGGACGACTATGCCCCGGATGTGCAGCACTTCACGAACGCATTCGGCAGTCTCACCGCACCACTGGGTGTGTATGCCATCGCCGGGAACCACGACGTGTGTGCGGGATGGCCTGCGGTACGTGTGGGCATGGAAGCCGCCGGCATGCAGGTACTCGTGAATGCGGCCATCCCGCTGGTGCATGGCGGTGCGCGGTTCTGGTTGGCGGGCACCGGTGACCCGGCCGCATTGGGGTGGTCGCGCGATGTGGCCGCGGAGTGCGCCCCGGACATCGGGTGCACCCTGACCAACGTGCCTCCGGGTGCCTTCACGATCGTGTTGGCGCACAATCCAGCGCTCTGGCCCGCCCTCGTCAAACGCGGCGTGGCGCTCACACTCAGCGGGCATACGCACTACGGCCAGTTTTCCATCCCGCGTCTCGGGTGGAGCCTCGCGTCACCATTCCTCAAGCACGCCATGGGCAGTCACCGCGAACAACAATCGCTGCTCTACATCAACCCCGGCACCAACTACTGGGGTTTGCCGTTGCGTATCGGAGCACTGCCGGAAGTCACCGTGGTCACGCTCAGGCAATCGGCCAACAGTGCGATTCGTTCTTCGCCCTGA
- a CDS encoding ester cyclase, with amino-acid sequence MAPIRLLMEHWSHDLWTRRLESTIDVLLAPECLIDVEGAEGSLGREAFRTYWRSFTCTFPDLQYEVLTSVAEGNVGAIHWQARGTHYGVGCGVFASVQKAEFTGVTVLHAEKGVVVRGFDRWNRGDVFHRIVRDRTLAAAQEAHLTPRQQDVAFMMAERLTYLEIAQRIGVKPNTARRHCEAVMNKLGVHEKQDVARALGGSSVTPWIASCAEPVGKHPRGIPSGIG; translated from the coding sequence ATGGCGCCGATCAGACTGCTGATGGAACACTGGTCGCACGACCTGTGGACAAGGCGTTTGGAGTCAACTATTGACGTACTCTTGGCGCCCGAATGTCTGATCGATGTGGAGGGAGCCGAAGGAAGTCTTGGTCGTGAGGCATTTCGGACGTACTGGCGCTCTTTCACCTGCACGTTTCCGGATCTTCAGTATGAGGTGCTGACTTCCGTCGCCGAGGGAAACGTTGGAGCGATTCACTGGCAGGCAAGAGGCACGCACTACGGTGTAGGATGCGGCGTCTTCGCGTCAGTACAGAAGGCCGAATTCACAGGCGTCACCGTCTTGCATGCCGAAAAGGGTGTGGTCGTGCGGGGATTCGATCGATGGAATCGAGGCGATGTATTCCATCGAATCGTTCGAGATCGAACTCTTGCTGCGGCACAAGAAGCACACCTCACACCTCGTCAGCAGGACGTGGCGTTCATGATGGCCGAACGACTTACCTACCTCGAGATCGCACAACGTATCGGTGTCAAACCGAATACCGCGCGTCGGCATTGTGAAGCGGTGATGAACAAGCTAGGCGTTCATGAGAAACAGGACGTAGCGCGGGCGTTGGGCGGTAGTTCCGTGACTCCGTGGATTGCATCATGTGCAGAACCGGTTGGCAAACATCCGCGTGGAATTCCCTCAGGGATCGGCTGA
- a CDS encoding efflux RND transporter permease subunit: MSSKLPHDNAHDGLHHKPDSEISNKLANAVTPESEYLFVRRPVLAAVISMVITLLGLFAMQSLPVSRYPQITPPAVQVTAFYPGASAADVATAVAAPIEQQLSSLNGLLYYKSSNTSDGTMSMSIYFDISRNQDLAAVDVQNAVGVATPQLPAAVRQTGVTITKANSDILALVAITSDDPRYDASYLSNYAKIYVENEIKRIPGVGDSRVFGNLDFAMLISMNPERMAQLGITVEDVQQAVSAQNATKPGGRLGREPSPMGTQLTIPVVTTGRLTQPSEFGEIIVRARPDGSLVRVKDIAEVTMGSRGYDAKARVNGKPTANLLVFGRPGANNLEVKNAIVKRMQELAPTFPPGVRYEIPFDTTPFITESIKEVVKTLFEAMLLVTLVVFLFLKSWRATLIPVLAVPVSIIGTFLGLQALGFTINTLTLFGLVLAIGIVVDDAIVVIENVERIMEQDHVSPRVATNRAMKQVGGALVAIVLVLCAVFIPVAFVGGITGAMYKQFAATIVISVVISGLVALTLTPALCATLLRHKTYEEEGKFFQAFDRGFARLTRKYVSGATGVIDRPRTWVAGFAVILVLIGVLYKAVPGGFLPNEDKGYFAVSIQLPDAASLQRTSDVVTEVNRIVRDDPMVRGTVALEGFALLTGSNLTNVATMFVTLKPWGERTGKDESLEAVLARINKKLGGLKEAVVFGFNLPEIPGLGITSGLELNLQQRSGDDVQAFAREVQSFVNDGKKIPSLQNVATNFRAEVPQLFVTVDEAAAQARGVNTSQVFATLQTMLSNLYINDFNIYGRPYRVQAEAQAQFRQTPEDIGRYFVRSNTGAMVPLSAVTESDMRGAPSLLTRFNGFPAALVTAAATLGASSGEGLDAVEKLVADKYAAQGIGYAYSGQSFQERESAGSNNLVLVLGLVLVFLVLAAQYESWSIPFAVLLGIPFGIVGALFGVWLRGSPSDVYLQVGLFTVVGLAAKNAILIVEFATSLRAQGYSIRDAAIEAARERFRPILMTSFAFILGVLPLVIAGGAGAGSRRSLGTGVFAGMLVATLVGIFFIPLFFALIRRFTERGVAGTTPVASGTKAEVVS; the protein is encoded by the coding sequence GTGAGCAGCAAGTTGCCGCATGACAATGCACACGACGGTCTGCACCACAAACCCGACAGCGAAATCAGCAACAAGCTGGCCAATGCGGTGACGCCGGAGAGCGAGTACCTCTTTGTGCGCCGGCCGGTACTCGCTGCCGTGATCTCCATGGTGATCACGTTGCTCGGCCTCTTCGCCATGCAGTCACTGCCCGTGAGTCGGTACCCGCAGATCACACCGCCTGCGGTGCAGGTGACCGCGTTCTACCCGGGCGCGAGCGCAGCCGACGTAGCCACCGCCGTGGCCGCGCCCATCGAACAGCAGTTGTCGAGCCTCAACGGCCTGTTGTACTACAAGTCGTCGAATACCAGCGATGGCACGATGTCGATGTCGATCTACTTCGACATCTCGCGCAATCAGGACCTCGCGGCCGTGGACGTGCAGAACGCCGTGGGTGTGGCCACGCCCCAGTTGCCGGCCGCCGTGCGTCAGACCGGTGTGACCATCACCAAGGCCAACTCCGACATCCTGGCGCTGGTCGCCATCACATCCGACGACCCGCGCTACGACGCGTCGTATCTCAGCAACTACGCCAAGATCTACGTCGAAAACGAGATCAAGCGCATTCCCGGTGTCGGTGATTCGCGGGTGTTCGGCAATCTCGACTTCGCGATGCTGATCAGCATGAATCCTGAGCGCATGGCGCAGCTCGGGATCACCGTGGAAGATGTGCAGCAAGCCGTATCGGCGCAGAATGCCACCAAGCCTGGCGGCCGTCTCGGTCGCGAGCCGTCGCCGATGGGCACCCAGCTCACCATCCCCGTGGTCACCACCGGCCGCCTCACGCAGCCCAGCGAGTTCGGTGAGATCATCGTGCGTGCGCGCCCCGACGGATCGCTGGTGCGAGTGAAGGACATTGCCGAAGTCACCATGGGTTCGCGCGGCTACGATGCCAAGGCCCGTGTGAATGGCAAGCCCACTGCCAATCTGCTGGTGTTCGGTCGGCCGGGTGCCAACAACCTGGAAGTGAAGAACGCCATCGTGAAGCGCATGCAGGAACTGGCGCCCACGTTCCCGCCCGGCGTGCGCTACGAAATTCCCTTCGACACCACGCCCTTCATCACCGAATCCATCAAGGAAGTGGTGAAGACGCTGTTCGAAGCCATGCTGCTGGTGACGCTGGTGGTGTTCCTGTTCCTCAAGAGCTGGCGCGCCACGCTCATCCCGGTGCTGGCGGTGCCGGTCTCCATCATCGGCACCTTCCTCGGCTTGCAGGCCCTGGGTTTCACCATCAACACGCTGACGCTGTTTGGCCTGGTATTGGCCATCGGTATCGTGGTCGATGACGCCATCGTCGTCATCGAAAACGTCGAGCGCATCATGGAGCAGGACCACGTATCACCGCGTGTAGCCACCAACCGGGCCATGAAGCAGGTGGGTGGTGCCCTGGTGGCCATCGTGCTGGTGTTGTGTGCCGTGTTCATCCCGGTGGCCTTTGTGGGTGGCATCACTGGCGCCATGTACAAGCAATTCGCCGCGACCATCGTGATTTCGGTGGTGATCTCCGGACTGGTGGCACTCACGCTGACCCCTGCGCTGTGTGCAACGTTGCTGCGGCACAAGACCTACGAAGAAGAGGGCAAGTTCTTTCAGGCCTTCGATCGCGGTTTTGCGCGGTTGACGCGCAAGTATGTGAGTGGCGCGACCGGCGTCATTGATCGGCCGCGCACGTGGGTAGCCGGCTTTGCCGTCATCCTCGTGCTGATCGGCGTGCTGTACAAGGCCGTGCCCGGCGGTTTCCTGCCCAATGAAGACAAGGGTTATTTCGCCGTGTCCATCCAGTTGCCGGACGCTGCCTCCTTGCAGCGCACCAGCGATGTGGTGACCGAAGTGAACCGCATCGTGCGCGACGATCCGATGGTGCGTGGCACGGTGGCGCTGGAAGGTTTTGCGTTGCTCACCGGCTCCAACCTCACGAACGTGGCCACCATGTTCGTCACGCTCAAGCCGTGGGGCGAACGTACCGGCAAGGACGAATCCCTCGAGGCCGTGCTGGCGCGCATCAACAAGAAGCTGGGCGGGCTCAAGGAAGCGGTGGTGTTCGGCTTCAATCTGCCCGAAATCCCCGGTCTGGGTATCACCAGTGGTCTCGAACTGAACCTGCAGCAGCGTTCCGGAGACGATGTACAGGCCTTCGCGCGTGAAGTGCAGAGTTTCGTGAACGACGGCAAGAAGATTCCGTCGTTGCAGAACGTGGCCACCAACTTCCGCGCCGAAGTGCCGCAGCTCTTCGTGACCGTGGACGAAGCCGCGGCGCAGGCGCGCGGGGTGAACACGTCGCAGGTGTTTGCCACCCTGCAGACGATGCTTTCCAACCTGTACATCAACGACTTCAACATCTACGGTCGTCCGTACCGCGTGCAGGCCGAAGCCCAGGCGCAGTTCCGGCAGACTCCGGAAGACATCGGTCGATATTTTGTGCGCAGCAATACAGGCGCGATGGTGCCGCTGTCGGCGGTGACCGAAAGCGATATGCGCGGCGCCCCCAGCTTGCTCACGCGCTTCAATGGTTTTCCGGCTGCACTCGTGACCGCTGCCGCCACACTGGGGGCGAGCTCCGGCGAAGGCCTCGACGCGGTGGAAAAGCTGGTTGCCGACAAATACGCCGCACAGGGTATCGGCTACGCCTATAGCGGCCAGTCCTTCCAGGAGCGTGAGTCGGCGGGCAGCAACAACCTCGTGCTCGTACTCGGCCTGGTGTTGGTGTTCCTGGTACTTGCCGCGCAGTACGAAAGTTGGTCCATTCCGTTTGCCGTGCTGCTGGGCATTCCCTTCGGTATCGTCGGGGCGCTGTTCGGCGTCTGGCTGCGCGGATCGCCCAGTGACGTCTATCTGCAGGTCGGTCTCTTCACCGTGGTCGGGTTGGCGGCCAAAAACGCCATCCTCATTGTGGAGTTTGCGACGTCACTGCGCGCACAGGGCTACAGCATCCGCGATGCCGCCATCGAAGCGGCGCGCGAGCGTTTCCGACCCATTCTCATGACGTCCTTCGCGTTCATCCTTGGCGTGCTGCCGCTGGTGATTGCTGGTGGTGCCGGCGCCGGCAGCCGACGGTCACTCGGTACCGGTGTGTTTGCCGGTATGCTCGTCGCCACCTTGGTCGGCATCTTCTTCATTCCGTTGTTCTTTGCTTTGATCCGCCGTTTCACGGAACGCGGCGTCGCCGGCACGACACCCGTTGCATCTGGTACGAAGGCGGAGGTGGTGTCATGA
- a CDS encoding BTAD domain-containing putative transcriptional regulator: MSNEASPDLPNSPATSTQHTPCHLILLGDARISRGPELWTGRAAQNRRLAVLVLLAGHVNRRCSRQAIQTLLWPDADGHTARRLLNESVYIIRKELGTTTLESHGEYLALGRDVTSDLEWFRAAASTGELERAVAIYSGPFLGTWSPADMPEFEQWVTLEREVAARQHRDCLQRLATIAEAVEDWPRAIEWHQRLLSADPFGVQAAIALARAQARAGEPLRAMQTIDALANTWRLEFGEPIPDALTSLRRELLSAAGLSSSSPQSPPTTREAVTTESGGRSPEAPVPLSLTPSNLPHATSNSNADGERRRILQRFPLAFGLAVLLAIILSAGVAAIRRPPVHSATTFSHLAILPFETPSGDYDGAFVATGLAEALSGTLGGFTGLRLIAPEVFTRRRTETYLIDSIARRFGGPLVLRAVLETSRNEISVTARLIDSQTGEQITSVLVTAPREDLSTLRQELVTRVAVAVRQRLGLTNNRELFATWTKLGTATPEGVALVWRAQHRIRDLVNYRLSTQRDSLARKRMQTSAAETDSLLAATEQIDARWFEPTLLRARLAWERARLEVGPARLAEIAIGLGHVERAITLLGTTAAEVPSSATGAEHLEIRLRNAQQARAYFLRGTLRLMTVAAMATGRSEHAIASAGESDLQIAVRLDSLLAPAWAALARPHWMRADFQGAQRAAEMAIRADPFGEALEESINWAARSAAARGERNTTLRWCRRGRAEVPSTWLFLDCELLVHALDAAGLGDRPNPAAAWALVDTLERLDAGAIQGGRNYSPVYRRLTAAAVSAAAGDTERARRELQHAQQRVATHSDMQVDIKYDAAFVYTMLGETATARAELASYVAARPDYAQAVIRHARFRALKIPGSSP; the protein is encoded by the coding sequence ATGTCGAATGAAGCGAGCCCCGACCTCCCGAATTCTCCAGCGACATCTACTCAACACACGCCTTGCCACCTGATCCTGCTGGGTGACGCCCGCATATCTCGTGGTCCCGAGTTGTGGACCGGACGGGCGGCACAAAACCGAAGACTGGCCGTACTGGTTTTGCTGGCGGGTCACGTCAATCGGCGCTGTTCGCGGCAGGCCATCCAGACCCTGCTCTGGCCAGACGCGGACGGGCACACTGCGCGCCGCCTGCTCAATGAATCGGTCTACATTATTCGGAAAGAACTTGGAACGACAACACTTGAATCGCACGGAGAGTATCTCGCGCTCGGTCGAGATGTCACCAGTGATCTCGAGTGGTTTCGTGCAGCGGCATCAACAGGCGAGTTGGAACGGGCCGTCGCCATCTACTCTGGGCCGTTCCTGGGAACCTGGTCACCCGCCGACATGCCGGAGTTCGAACAGTGGGTGACGCTTGAACGGGAGGTCGCCGCGCGGCAGCATCGCGATTGCCTGCAACGGCTGGCCACCATCGCCGAGGCGGTCGAGGATTGGCCCAGGGCCATCGAGTGGCATCAGCGACTGCTGAGTGCCGACCCCTTTGGAGTTCAGGCGGCCATCGCCCTCGCGCGCGCTCAGGCCAGAGCGGGCGAACCATTGCGCGCTATGCAGACCATCGACGCGCTGGCAAATACATGGCGTCTGGAGTTCGGCGAACCGATCCCCGATGCGCTCACATCCCTGCGTCGGGAATTGCTATCCGCTGCCGGGCTTTCATCCTCCTCTCCCCAAAGCCCGCCGACAACACGCGAGGCCGTAACGACGGAAAGCGGCGGGAGGTCGCCAGAGGCCCCGGTTCCTCTCTCCCTCACCCCCTCCAATCTCCCGCACGCCACATCCAATTCCAACGCCGACGGTGAAAGACGGCGAATACTGCAGCGATTCCCGCTCGCCTTCGGACTGGCCGTGCTCTTGGCCATCATCCTCAGCGCTGGCGTCGCGGCCATTCGACGTCCACCAGTGCATTCGGCAACCACCTTCTCGCATCTGGCAATCCTACCCTTTGAAACTCCAAGTGGCGACTACGACGGGGCTTTCGTAGCCACCGGGCTTGCCGAGGCTCTTTCGGGTACGCTGGGCGGATTCACTGGGCTCCGGCTAATAGCACCCGAAGTATTCACACGACGCAGGACTGAAACATATCTCATCGATTCCATCGCCAGGCGATTTGGCGGTCCGCTGGTACTCCGGGCGGTGCTGGAAACATCTCGGAACGAAATCAGTGTCACTGCCAGACTGATAGACAGCCAGACAGGTGAGCAAATCACATCGGTATTGGTGACTGCCCCCCGTGAGGACCTGTCGACATTGCGACAGGAACTGGTCACGAGGGTGGCTGTAGCGGTGCGTCAGCGTTTGGGTCTGACCAATAACCGCGAGTTGTTTGCCACTTGGACGAAGCTTGGAACCGCAACACCGGAGGGCGTGGCACTCGTATGGCGTGCACAGCATCGCATCCGTGATCTCGTCAACTACCGTCTTTCCACGCAACGCGACTCACTCGCCCGAAAGCGCATGCAGACAAGCGCTGCGGAGACAGATTCGCTGCTTGCCGCGACAGAGCAGATCGACGCACGATGGTTCGAGCCCACTCTATTGCGTGCTCGATTGGCCTGGGAACGTGCTCGCCTCGAGGTTGGTCCTGCCCGGCTCGCGGAAATCGCCATCGGACTCGGACATGTAGAACGAGCCATCACATTGCTCGGCACAACAGCCGCCGAGGTGCCATCGTCTGCGACAGGAGCCGAACATCTCGAGATCAGGCTGCGCAATGCTCAGCAGGCCCGCGCGTACTTCCTGCGAGGGACTCTGCGGCTCATGACCGTCGCGGCGATGGCCACAGGGCGAAGCGAACATGCGATCGCCTCGGCGGGGGAAAGCGACCTACAGATTGCAGTGCGGCTGGACAGCCTCCTGGCTCCGGCGTGGGCCGCCCTTGCCAGACCACACTGGATGCGCGCCGATTTCCAAGGAGCACAGCGCGCTGCAGAGATGGCCATTCGTGCGGATCCCTTTGGGGAGGCGCTTGAGGAATCGATCAACTGGGCCGCACGTTCTGCGGCCGCTCGCGGGGAGCGCAACACAACACTGCGCTGGTGTCGACGCGGCAGGGCAGAAGTACCGAGCACCTGGCTGTTTCTCGACTGTGAGCTACTGGTGCATGCACTGGATGCGGCGGGCCTCGGAGACCGACCCAATCCCGCAGCAGCATGGGCACTGGTCGACACACTTGAACGATTGGATGCGGGAGCGATCCAGGGAGGTAGGAACTACAGCCCGGTCTATCGTCGGCTGACCGCCGCGGCGGTTTCCGCCGCGGCAGGCGACACGGAGCGCGCACGCCGTGAATTGCAACACGCGCAACAGCGGGTTGCAACTCACAGTGATATGCAGGTGGATATCAAATACGATGCGGCCTTCGTGTACACCATGCTCGGTGAGACCGCCACAGCGCGTGCAGAACTCGCCAGCTATGTCGCGGCGCGACCAGACTACGCCCAGGCCGTGATACGCCACGCCCGTTTCAGAGCACTCAAGATCCCGGGTTCATCGCCATGA
- a CDS encoding efflux transporter outer membrane subunit — translation MSRSPYVARVQSALTLVSALLLGACAVGPSTRVRPDVPSVTARASSGPSADTRQFLDSLRTARAQDGKDSLARITSRLAAESIDLVASGSSAPAWTEVLRDSTLESLIRVAVSNNRNLRVAQQRINEFRALRGVAASRFFPQINVGTTMGTNKIALAAAPPIEFDAARVTSDLAWELDFWGRTRRATQAAGFDVAAREDDVRATTLSLVSDVANTYLQLREADAVITIAEQTLVSREATLQLARRRFEQGLISELDVRQFEATVADPAARVADFTRQRTELENALSVLLGTSPQTITRGQLLSDIVKTVNVPDSLSGDLLARRPDVLRAQHDFQAATARIGVAQAARLPTVSITGQYGAQRPTYGTIFDGRGEIYTLQAGISVPLFTGGRLSSEQKAAKARAEQSRNTFEQVVLVALREASDAAAGVRLRRDQLAAQQTQERALLAAFTIAERRYASGISSYLEVLDAQRGLFAAQLTRVQVERQYLAATVQLFRAVGGGWQ, via the coding sequence ATGAGCCGGTCTCCGTATGTCGCACGCGTACAGTCGGCGCTCACGCTGGTATCGGCGCTGTTGCTTGGTGCCTGCGCCGTTGGGCCGTCCACCCGTGTTCGCCCCGACGTGCCCTCGGTGACGGCGCGAGCATCCTCCGGTCCATCGGCGGATACTCGTCAGTTCCTCGACTCCTTGCGTACGGCCCGCGCGCAGGACGGCAAAGACAGTCTGGCGCGTATCACGTCGAGGCTCGCCGCCGAGTCGATCGATCTGGTCGCGAGTGGCTCTTCGGCACCAGCGTGGACCGAGGTCCTGCGTGACAGCACGTTGGAGTCGCTGATTCGCGTGGCGGTGAGCAACAACCGCAATCTGCGTGTGGCCCAGCAGCGTATCAACGAATTCCGCGCGTTGCGCGGCGTGGCCGCGTCGCGGTTTTTCCCGCAGATCAACGTGGGCACCACGATGGGCACCAACAAGATCGCCCTGGCCGCCGCACCGCCCATCGAGTTCGATGCCGCGCGTGTGACCAGCGATCTCGCCTGGGAGCTCGACTTCTGGGGGCGCACTCGGCGAGCTACGCAGGCCGCAGGGTTCGACGTGGCGGCGCGCGAAGATGATGTGCGCGCCACGACGTTGTCGCTGGTGAGCGATGTGGCCAATACCTACCTGCAGCTACGTGAGGCCGATGCGGTCATTACCATCGCCGAGCAGACATTGGTGTCGCGTGAAGCCACGTTACAGTTGGCGCGCCGGCGATTCGAGCAGGGGCTGATCTCCGAGCTCGACGTGCGGCAGTTCGAGGCCACCGTGGCTGATCCGGCCGCGCGTGTGGCCGACTTCACCCGGCAGCGCACGGAGCTGGAGAATGCGCTGTCCGTGTTGCTTGGTACATCGCCCCAGACCATCACGCGTGGGCAGTTGCTCAGCGATATCGTGAAGACGGTGAACGTGCCCGACTCGCTGTCTGGCGATCTGCTGGCGCGCCGTCCCGATGTGCTGCGGGCGCAGCATGATTTTCAGGCAGCCACCGCGCGCATCGGTGTGGCGCAGGCCGCCCGGCTGCCCACGGTGTCGATCACGGGACAGTACGGCGCGCAGCGTCCGACGTACGGCACGATCTTCGATGGCCGTGGTGAGATCTACACGTTGCAGGCCGGCATTTCGGTGCCGTTGTTCACCGGTGGGCGGTTGAGCAGCGAGCAGAAGGCCGCCAAGGCGCGTGCGGAACAGTCACGGAATACGTTCGAGCAGGTGGTGCTGGTGGCATTGCGGGAGGCCAGTGATGCCGCCGCCGGTGTGCGGTTGCGTCGGGATCAACTGGCCGCGCAGCAGACGCAGGAACGTGCGCTGCTGGCGGCGTTCACGATTGCCGAGCGGCGGTACGCGAGCGGGATTTCGAGTTATCTCGAGGTGCTGGATGCACAGCGCGGGTTGTTCGCGGCGCAGTTGACCAGGGTGCAGGTGGAGCGGCAGTATCTGGCGGCGACGGTGCAGTTGTTTCGGGCGGTGGGTGGAGGGTGGCAGTAG
- a CDS encoding TetR/AcrR family transcriptional regulator: MSEASPPDRRRMRPEDRRREVLDAALRVFAEAGFRRASLNAVSDEAGVTKGCLYHYFDSKEDLLLALMRERAQDVGSLAQALADVTTRDELLARMVRVLWEKYEREGELDMTGVVLTELPHAPAVARAFFDEVIAPRRADLRDALVRTDSTSVDPELAAMLLPWMMMGVALGYRLCGGIDAAQRTPEEIEQATLAILSRGL, encoded by the coding sequence ATGAGCGAGGCGTCACCGCCAGATCGCCGGCGCATGCGGCCGGAGGACCGTCGTCGCGAGGTACTCGACGCGGCGCTGCGGGTTTTCGCCGAAGCGGGATTCCGTCGAGCCAGTCTGAACGCGGTGAGTGATGAGGCCGGCGTGACGAAGGGCTGCCTGTACCACTACTTCGACTCCAAGGAAGACCTGCTGCTGGCCCTCATGCGTGAGCGCGCGCAGGACGTGGGATCACTGGCGCAGGCCTTGGCGGACGTCACGACGCGGGACGAGCTGCTCGCCCGTATGGTCCGTGTGCTGTGGGAGAAGTACGAGCGGGAAGGTGAGCTCGACATGACCGGCGTGGTGCTCACGGAATTGCCGCACGCGCCGGCCGTGGCACGGGCGTTCTTCGATGAAGTGATTGCCCCACGACGCGCCGACCTGCGTGATGCGCTGGTGCGCACCGATTCCACGTCGGTCGACCCCGAACTCGCCGCGATGCTGTTGCCCTGGATGATGATGGGTGTCGCGTTGGGCTACCGGCTCTGCGGCGGGATCGATGCGGCACAGCGAACGCCAGAAGAGATCGAACAGGCGACACTGGCGATCCTCTCCAGGGGATTGTAA